The proteins below come from a single Jaculus jaculus isolate mJacJac1 chromosome 12, mJacJac1.mat.Y.cur, whole genome shotgun sequence genomic window:
- the Zbtb4 gene encoding zinc finger and BTB domain-containing protein 4: protein MPPPAEVTDPSHAPAVLRQLNEQRLRGLFCDVTLIAGDTKFPAHRSVLAASSPFFREALLASAPLPLPPVSGGSAPNPATTTAASSSSPPASPLASAPPRVLELPGVPAAAFSDVLNFIYSARLALPGGGGNGAAVAEIGALGRRLGIPRLQGLGEGGDSWVPSGPAPMATSQPEEDSFESGAGPRAGGDWEGDKAEVQAPDSQPSLSRRPLPCPRCGKSFIHPKRLQTHEAQCRRGSGTRGSAGLGAGGSGPGGPAGVDASALPPPVGFRGGPEHVVKVVGGHVLYVCAACERSYVTLSSLKRHSNVHSWRRKYPCRYCEKVFALAEYRTKHEVWHTGERRYQCIFCWETFVTYYNLKTHQRAFHGISPGLLASEKTPNGGYKPKLNTLKLYRLLPMRAAKRPYKTYSQGAPEAPLSPSLHTAAPMAMSASSSPSPRPPPAPEPGPPPSVITFAHPAPSVIVHGSSGAGGAGSGPASTGGSQAASVITYTAPPRPPKKREYPPPPPEPAVPPTGPACTPLGPATAAGPAVATEEAKARTLRAGRTLTYTAKPVGGVGGSGGPAAGAGRGSAQLQAPPPLCQITVRIGEEAIVKRRISETDLRPGELSGEDVEESEEDEDEEEDEDEDEEGEEESKAGGEDQLWRPYYSYKPKRKAGAACGASGGGTGAPRRRPARWRPKPDRRGWEEAAEGPAGRARRHRCGDCAQTFSTPRKLRKHQEAHGAGSHGSKAGRRSSARFTCPHCAKVCKTAAALSRHGQRHAAERPGGTPTPVIAYSKGSAGARPGDVKEEAPQEMQVSSSSGEAGGGSAAAEEGSGTASLQDPVISGGEEPPVAGAAGYLYPPVQEFPLALIGGNREPSSGRGKAGSEGPVGASEGDRMEGMGAAKVTFYPEPYPLVYGPQLLAAYPYNFSNLAALPVALNMVLPDEKGGGALPFLPGVFGYTVNPQAAPSSPPTPPPPTLPPPVPPKAEGERAEVVRTQKGDVG from the exons ATGCCCCCCCCTGCCGAGGTGACGGACCCCTCCCATGCCCCTGCCGTCTTGCGCCAGCTCAACGAGCAGCGGCTCCGCGGTCTCTTCTGTGACGTGACCCTCATAGCTGGAGACACCAAGTTCCCTGCTCACCGGAGCGTCCTGGCCGCCTCTAGTCCCTTCTTCAGAGAGGCCCTGCTCGCTTCGGCCCCGCTGCCTCTGCCCCCAGTTTCTGGGGGCTCCGCTCCCAACCCTGCAACCACCacagctgcctcctcctcctcccctccagccTCTCCCCTGGCTTCAGCCCCACCCCGGGTCCTGGAGCTGCCAGGGGTCCCAGCAGCTGCCTTCTCCGATGTCCTCAACTTCATCTATAGTGCCCGCCTGGCACTCCCAGGCGGCGGAGGGAATGGGGCAGCCGTGGCAGAGATCGGAGCTCTGGGGCGGCGGCTGGGTATCCCCCGCCTGCAGGGCCTGGGAGAGGGAGGCGATTCCTGGGTACCTTCGGGCCCGGCTCCTATGGCCACCTCCCAGCCCGAAGAGGACAGCTTTGAGTCTGGAGCTGGGCCTAGGGCAGGTGGGGATTGGGAAGGGGACAAGGCTGAGGTCCAGGCCCCTGACTCCCAGCCCTCCCTGTCCCGGcggcccctcccctgcccccgaTGCGGAAAAAGTTTCATTCATCCCAAGCGCCTGCAGACCCACGAGGCCCAGTGTCGCAGGGGCTCCGGCACTCGCGGGTCTGCAGGACTGGGAGCTGGGGGCTCTGGCCCGGGCGGTCCCGCAGGAGTGGACGCCTCAGCCCTGCCCCCACCGGTGGGCTTCCGAGGGGGCCCTGAGCACGTGGTGAAGGTGGTGGGCGGCCACGTGCTCTACGTGTGTGCGGCCTGCGAGCGCTCCTACGTGACCCTGTCCAGCCTGAAGCGGCACAGCAACGTACACTCGTGGCGGAGGAAGTACCCCTGCCGGTACTGCGAGAAAGTGTTTGCCCTGGCTGAGTACCGCACCAAGCACGAGGTGTGGCACACGGGCGAGCGCAG GTACCAGTGCATCTTCTGCTGGGAAACCTTTGTCACCTATTATAATCTGAAGACCCACCAGCGAGCCTTCCATGGCATTAGCCCGGGCCTCCTGGCCAGCGAGAAGACGCCCAACGGAGGCTACAAGCCCAAGCTAAACACCCTCAAGCTCTACCGCCTGCTTCCCATGCGGGCAGCCAAACGGCCCTACAAGACCTACAGTCAGGGGGCCCCAGAGGCCCCCCTGTCTCCCAGCCTCCATACAGCAGCCCCTATGGCAATGTCAGCCAGCTCCTCACCTTCACCCCGACCCCCGCCTGCCCCGGAGCCTGGGCCGCCCCCGTCTGTCATCACCTTTGCTCATCCGGCCCCCTCTGTCATTGTCCACGGGAGTAGCGGCGCCGGTGGAGCTGGGAGCGGGCCAGCCAGCACCGGAGGGTCCCAAGCGGCCTCAGTCATCACGTACACGGCCCCGCCGAGACCCCCCAAGAAACGGGAGTACCCACCTCCTCCCCCCGAGCCTGCAGTACCACCCACCGGCCCAGCCTGCACCCCCCTCGGCCCAGCCACGGCTGCGGGGCCAGCCGTGGCCACCGAGGAGGCCAAGGCCCGGACCCTGCGGGCTGGGAGGACTCTGACTTACACGGCCAAGCCGGTGGGTGGGGTGGGCGGGAGCGGGGGTCCTGCCGCGGGGGCGGGCCGGGGCTCCGCTCAGCTCCAGGCTCCTCCTCCGCTATGTCAGATCACTGTGCGAATCGGGGAAGAGGCCATTGTCAAGCGCCGCATCTCAGAGACTGACCTtcgtcctggggagctgagcggAGAGGACGTGGAGGAGAGCGAGGAGgacgaggacgaggaggaggacgaggacgAGGACGAGGAGGGCGAGGAAGAATCCAAGGCTGGCGGGGAGGACCAGCTCTGGAGGCCCTACTACTCCTACAAACCGAAGCGCAAGGCTGGGGCTGCGTGCGGGGCCAGCGGCGGGGGCACCGGGGCGCCCCGACGCCGACCGGCGCGCTGGAGGCCGAAGCCGGACCGCCGGGGCTGGGAAGAGGCGGCCGAGGGGCCGGCGGGGCGCGCGCGGAGGCACCGCTGCGGGGACTGCGCGCAGACCTTCAGCACCCCGAGGAAGCTGCGGAAGCACCAGGAGGCCCACGGCGCGGGCTCCCACGGCTCCAAGGCCGGGCGGAGGTCCTCCGCTCGCTTCACCTGCCCCCACTGCGCCAAGGTGTGCAAGACCGCGGCCGCCCTGAGCCGCCACGGGCAGAGGCACGCCGCGGAGCGGCCCGGGGGCACCCCCACGCCCGTCATTGCCTACTCCAAGGGCAGCGCGGGCGCCAGGCCTGGGGACGTCAAGGAGGAAGCCCCCCAAGAGATGCAAGTGTCTTCATCCAGCGGGGAAGCAGGTGGCGGGAGCGCCGCCGCCGAGGAGGGCTCCGGGACAGCCTCACTCCAGGACCCTGTCATCTCGGGGGGTGAGGAACCCCCGGTAGCAGGGGCGGCCGGCTACTTGTACCCACCTGTGCAGGAATTTCCACTGGCCCTGATAGGGGGCAACCGGGAGCCCAGCAGTGGCAGAGGAAAAGCTGGGAGTGAGGGTCCGGTGGGGGCTTCGGAGGGAGACCGGATGGAAGGGATGGGGGCAGCTAAAGTCACCTTCTATCCCGAGCCCTACCCACTTGTCTATGGCCCCCAGCTCCTCGCTGCCTACCCTTACAACTTCAGCAACTTGGCCGCGCTCCCGGTTGCTCTTAACATGGTCCTACCTGATGAGAAGGGTGGGGgagcccttcccttcctcccggGAGTCTTTGGCTACACGGTAAATCCTCAAGCGGCGCCCTCTAGTCCCCCAACCCCGCCACCCCCAACTCTTCCTCCACCAGTTCCCCCTAAGGCAGAAGGAGAAAGGGCAGAGGTGGTGAGAACCCAAAAGGGAGATGTGGGATGA